The Spirosoma foliorum genome has a window encoding:
- the gldF gene encoding gliding motility-associated ABC transporter permease subunit GldF, translating into MLAIFRKEINQFFSSPIAYIIMGVFLTAMGLLLWVFPDTSLLENGYADMGTFFNLTPYLLLFLVPAITMRSLADEVRSGTLEWLLTKPVSKWGIISGKFLASWLLVIITLLPTLIYYFTLYKLGSPVGNIDSAGVFGSYLGLILLAGVFVAIGLWASSFNDNQVVAFVLGAFFCFLLYVGLSALAGLSALGGLSYYLSSLALDEQYRALGRGVIDSRNVIYLLSLLILFLLLTTNRLKSTL; encoded by the coding sequence GTGCTGGCTATTTTCCGTAAAGAAATCAATCAATTCTTCTCCTCGCCCATCGCCTATATTATCATGGGCGTATTCCTGACGGCAATGGGCTTGCTGCTCTGGGTATTTCCAGACACGAGCCTACTCGAAAATGGCTACGCCGATATGGGCACCTTTTTTAATCTAACGCCCTATTTATTGTTATTTCTGGTGCCGGCCATTACCATGCGTTCGCTGGCCGATGAAGTACGTTCGGGTACCCTCGAATGGCTACTGACTAAGCCTGTTAGTAAATGGGGCATTATCAGTGGGAAATTCCTGGCCAGTTGGCTACTGGTTATTATAACCCTGCTGCCCACATTGATCTATTATTTTACACTTTACAAACTCGGTTCGCCGGTTGGGAATATCGATTCGGCGGGGGTATTTGGTTCTTACCTTGGCCTGATCTTATTAGCCGGTGTGTTTGTGGCTATTGGTTTGTGGGCGTCGTCATTTAATGACAATCAGGTGGTTGCCTTCGTACTGGGTGCTTTTTTTTGTTTTTTACTCTATGTGGGTCTTAGCGCGCTGGCTGGCTTATCAGCGTTGGGTGGCTTATCGTATTACCTATCTTCATTGGCGCTGGATGAGCAATACCGAGCGCTGGGCCGGGGTGTAATTGATAGCCGAAATGTAATTTATCTGCTTAGCTTACTTATCCTCTTCCTGCTTTTGACAACCAATCGCTTGAAATCAACTCTATGA
- a CDS encoding M28 family metallopeptidase, translated as MRHFTTTIAFSLLISLSGVNRVVAQSNAIPADAQQVTKTVRPDAIRRHMSVLANDSLKGRKPGTRGFAMAADYVVGQFKALGLQPAGENNTFRQNVPLRRWQVNEKNSLLALLPNGKEVPLVYGKQFILNPSPDNPIGDITAPVVFVGYGVTAPELGYDDYTGIDVKGKIVAFLNGAPATFPSNQRAYNSSSKAENAVAHGAIGTIAFSLPADLRSRIETAAPRARQGITRWVGKDGKPKNTFPALKGAASVSDSLARLLFANAPTSFSEAMGQAMKNKPQAFPLNMSVHIKTQTDVVEDIAGFNVVAVLPGSDPALKNEYIVQVAHLDHLGVGKPVKGDSIFNGAHDNASGVAIMLETARLYASLPKAPRRSILFVGVTGEEMGLLGSDYFANNPTVPKDKIVANLTLDMPFFFHPLLDIVPYGAEHSSLTKEVKQAADFLGVAISPDPIPEQTVFMRSDHFSFVRQGIPALFIKSGSQTGNPNLDGTKLNLEWRATIYHTPQDDMNQPFDFNSAAKHAQLQFLVGYLTAQDNQRPTWNKGDFFGTKFGKGNIGQ; from the coding sequence ATGAGACACTTTACAACAACTATTGCCTTTAGTTTATTGATCTCCCTGTCTGGTGTAAATCGGGTAGTAGCCCAATCCAATGCCATTCCAGCCGACGCTCAACAAGTTACAAAAACCGTTCGCCCCGACGCTATTCGAAGACATATGAGCGTCCTGGCCAACGATTCATTAAAAGGCCGAAAACCGGGTACAAGAGGGTTTGCTATGGCGGCCGATTATGTGGTTGGGCAATTCAAGGCATTGGGGCTGCAACCAGCCGGGGAGAACAACACGTTTCGGCAGAATGTACCCCTGCGTCGGTGGCAGGTAAACGAAAAAAACAGCTTACTAGCCTTACTGCCGAATGGCAAGGAAGTACCCCTCGTTTATGGAAAACAGTTTATTCTGAACCCGAGTCCCGATAATCCCATTGGCGATATAACTGCTCCGGTGGTCTTTGTTGGCTATGGCGTGACTGCGCCTGAACTCGGTTACGATGACTACACAGGCATTGATGTAAAGGGAAAGATTGTGGCGTTTCTGAATGGAGCACCCGCTACATTCCCGTCAAATCAACGAGCCTATAACTCATCGTCCAAGGCCGAAAATGCCGTAGCACATGGGGCCATCGGGACAATCGCTTTCAGCTTACCTGCCGATTTACGCAGTCGTATCGAAACCGCAGCACCCCGCGCTCGCCAGGGAATAACGCGCTGGGTGGGTAAAGATGGAAAACCTAAAAATACGTTTCCGGCGTTGAAAGGTGCTGCCTCCGTTAGCGATTCGCTGGCCCGGCTATTGTTTGCCAATGCGCCAACGTCCTTTAGCGAAGCAATGGGACAGGCTATGAAAAACAAACCACAGGCATTCCCGCTCAATATGTCGGTGCACATAAAAACGCAGACCGACGTTGTCGAAGATATTGCCGGATTTAACGTGGTTGCTGTATTGCCCGGTTCAGACCCCGCACTGAAAAATGAATACATTGTACAAGTGGCTCACCTCGATCACCTGGGTGTTGGCAAACCTGTAAAGGGTGATTCGATCTTCAACGGTGCCCACGATAATGCCTCGGGTGTAGCCATTATGCTCGAAACCGCGCGATTGTATGCGTCCTTACCCAAAGCGCCCCGACGGTCGATTTTGTTTGTGGGTGTAACGGGCGAAGAAATGGGACTGTTAGGGTCTGATTATTTTGCCAATAACCCGACTGTACCGAAAGACAAAATTGTGGCGAATTTGACGTTAGACATGCCGTTCTTTTTTCATCCACTACTCGATATTGTGCCGTATGGCGCTGAGCATTCGAGTTTGACTAAAGAGGTCAAACAGGCCGCTGACTTTCTAGGCGTCGCGATTAGTCCTGACCCAATTCCTGAACAGACGGTGTTTATGCGAAGTGATCATTTCAGTTTTGTGCGGCAGGGGATTCCGGCCTTGTTCATCAAAAGTGGTTCGCAGACGGGCAATCCCAATCTGGATGGTACTAAACTGAATCTCGAGTGGCGGGCAACCATTTACCACACGCCACAGGACGACATGAATCAGCCTTTTGATTTCAATTCTGCAGCTAAACACGCCCAATTGCAATTCCTGGTCGGTTACCTGACCGCACAGGATAACCAACGCCCAACCTGGAATAAAGGCGACTTTTTCGGAACGAAGTTTGGGAAGGGGAATATTGGACAATGA
- a CDS encoding DUF4199 domain-containing protein: MNNQTSTARVALKWGLITGITLVVYSIILYTLDQTTNRSLSLVIYLILIVGLVLSMRDYRTANEGYMSYGEGMSTGTLVSAIAGFLSSLFTVFYTQIIDPGFQERITEQVRTQMEDQGTMSDEQIDQGIEMMQKFQSPGITFAVGIFMTILIGVIFSLIIAAFIRRNKDNPFE; the protein is encoded by the coding sequence ATGAATAATCAGACCTCCACCGCCCGTGTTGCCCTGAAATGGGGACTGATAACTGGCATAACCTTAGTGGTCTATTCAATCATTCTGTACACACTCGATCAAACGACGAATCGTTCGCTTAGCCTCGTTATTTACCTGATTCTGATTGTGGGTTTAGTGTTAAGTATGCGTGACTACCGTACTGCCAACGAGGGTTACATGAGTTACGGTGAGGGCATGAGTACAGGAACTTTGGTATCAGCTATTGCGGGCTTTCTGTCGTCGCTGTTTACGGTTTTCTATACCCAGATCATTGATCCAGGTTTTCAGGAGCGTATCACCGAGCAGGTGCGCACGCAGATGGAAGATCAGGGGACTATGTCTGATGAACAGATCGATCAGGGTATCGAAATGATGCAGAAATTTCAGAGTCCGGGAATAACATTCGCCGTGGGTATCTTTATGACCATACTCATTGGTGTCATTTTCTCGCTGATTATAGCCGCTTTCATACGCAGGAACAAAGACAATCCGTTTGAATAA
- a CDS encoding DUF4199 domain-containing protein, whose protein sequence is MKSILNYFNHPLLKIPLLAGLLTGVLCFLYFLALYAIGVPPLGNIRVLDFGIHIIVMAATVWYYRKYIGHGRLHLWEGLTIGYVLNTVAALVTGWLIYLFITQIDPGVFAEYVVNSKKLLLDGKKQLTDQFGPETFAEQWSKVVNMQPSVLLPDELTKKTALAVLPVLIISLIFRKQDYSVLR, encoded by the coding sequence ATGAAAAGTATTCTGAATTACTTTAATCACCCGTTGCTAAAAATCCCGCTTCTGGCTGGATTGCTAACGGGTGTTTTGTGTTTCCTGTATTTCCTGGCGCTGTATGCCATTGGTGTTCCCCCGTTAGGAAACATTCGAGTGCTGGATTTCGGCATTCATATTATTGTGATGGCCGCTACAGTCTGGTATTACCGAAAATATATTGGCCATGGTCGGCTGCATTTGTGGGAAGGGTTAACCATTGGTTACGTCTTGAACACAGTTGCGGCCTTAGTGACCGGCTGGCTGATTTATCTGTTTATTACTCAAATTGATCCGGGCGTGTTTGCTGAATATGTAGTTAATTCTAAAAAGCTCTTATTAGATGGCAAAAAGCAACTCACCGATCAGTTTGGCCCGGAAACCTTTGCCGAACAGTGGAGTAAAGTTGTCAATATGCAGCCTTCGGTGCTGCTTCCCGATGAGTTGACGAAAAAAACAGCGTTAGCAGTACTGCCCGTACTCATTATTTCGCTTATTTTCCGAAAGCAGGACTATAGTGTTTTGCGATAA
- a CDS encoding fatty acid desaturase family protein, translating into MKLLSTIHDPTFKGGNYNRLDRFFLQFIKDERDLPFIYLTLRICLTLVPLSVLLFMPFVTGWAWWTVAVLHLFFSNLGVKGPFGLMLHCTSHRQFFKTEYDWMNKFLPWILAPFFGHTPETYYSHHIGMHHPENNLEEDDSSTMTFQRDSFRSFLAYFGRFFVVGVRNLLDYLRQKNRPKLATRALTGEIVFAVVCIGLCFVNWRATVLVFLLPLVIYRFIAMLGNWTQHCFVDFDDPGNAYKNSITCINVRYNKKCWNDGYHISHHVRPAMHWTEHPTFFMKTIDKYAQNQAVVFDGIDFGQVFFLLMFKRYDVLARNMVNINGAFADDEEAIALLRRRTKRIPLKTVVTDMPQVSAVAA; encoded by the coding sequence ATGAAATTATTGAGCACTATCCACGACCCTACGTTCAAAGGTGGCAATTACAATAGGCTGGATCGTTTTTTCCTCCAGTTTATTAAAGACGAACGAGACCTACCCTTTATTTATCTTACTCTTCGCATTTGTCTGACGCTGGTTCCCTTAAGCGTTTTGCTGTTTATGCCCTTTGTGACAGGTTGGGCCTGGTGGACGGTCGCTGTTCTTCATTTATTTTTTAGCAATCTGGGCGTCAAAGGTCCCTTTGGTTTGATGCTTCACTGTACAAGCCACCGTCAGTTTTTTAAGACCGAGTATGACTGGATGAATAAATTTCTGCCCTGGATACTGGCGCCTTTCTTTGGTCATACCCCCGAAACTTATTATAGCCATCATATTGGCATGCACCATCCTGAGAATAATCTCGAAGAGGATGATAGTAGTACCATGACCTTCCAACGCGATAGCTTCCGAAGCTTCCTGGCTTATTTCGGGCGTTTTTTTGTGGTTGGTGTACGTAATTTGCTGGACTACCTCCGGCAGAAAAATCGCCCTAAACTAGCGACGCGTGCGTTAACAGGTGAAATCGTGTTTGCAGTTGTTTGTATTGGGCTATGCTTTGTAAACTGGCGTGCTACGGTCCTGGTATTTTTGCTGCCACTTGTTATCTATCGATTTATTGCGATGTTAGGTAACTGGACTCAACATTGTTTTGTTGATTTTGATGATCCAGGTAATGCTTACAAAAACAGTATAACCTGCATCAATGTGCGCTATAACAAAAAATGCTGGAATGACGGTTATCACATTAGCCACCACGTTCGGCCAGCCATGCACTGGACTGAGCATCCCACATTTTTCATGAAAACCATTGACAAATACGCACAGAATCAGGCTGTTGTTTTCGATGGAATTGATTTCGGACAAGTATTTTTCCTGCTCATGTTTAAGCGCTATGATGTGCTGGCCCGAAACATGGTCAATATTAACGGGGCTTTTGCTGATGATGAGGAAGCCATCGCACTGTTACGACGACGCACAAAGCGAATTCCGTTGAAGACTGTAGTCACAGACATGCCTCAGGTGTCGGCGGTGGCTGCATAA
- a CDS encoding dihydroorotase, translating to MQFLIRSARVVDAASSLNGQVVDILVDNGLIRQVGENLSADASSMVIESDNLHVSPGWVDMRVLAQDPGYEHKEDLNSVCKAAAVGGFTDIAVLPNTQPVIDDKGTLGYVRRMAEGQPVNVHVIAAITKKAAGVDFTEMLDLHHAGAVAFSDGTHPLQNPDLLLKTLQYLQPVNGLLMNRPEEQLLTQFGQMHEGIQSTLLGLKGMPALAEELIVERDLRLLDYVLEQGAEGKRQRTDAVSSQQQTVLHFSTISTARSVELIRQAKAQGLPVSCDVAVHQLVFNDTALSGFDTNLKVNPPFRSETDVAALWAGLADGTIDAIVSDHAPQDAESKNLEFDQAEFGIIGLETVFPILASHNQGRLSWAQLIEKLTTRPRQILRLPALSIAEGQSSCLTLFDPTSTWHYERTFSKSKNSPFLGQSFTGRVVGIVHHGQFKPAK from the coding sequence ATGCAATTTCTAATCCGTTCTGCCCGTGTTGTTGATGCTGCTTCATCGTTGAATGGGCAGGTAGTTGATATCTTGGTTGACAACGGCCTGATTCGTCAAGTTGGCGAAAATTTGTCTGCCGATGCCAGCAGCATGGTCATCGAGTCGGATAATTTGCATGTGTCACCCGGCTGGGTCGATATGCGGGTCTTAGCGCAGGACCCTGGCTACGAGCACAAGGAAGATCTGAACAGTGTTTGTAAGGCTGCCGCTGTTGGTGGTTTTACCGACATTGCGGTGCTACCAAACACACAGCCGGTTATCGACGACAAAGGAACGCTTGGTTATGTCCGACGCATGGCCGAAGGGCAGCCCGTAAATGTCCACGTTATTGCTGCTATAACGAAAAAAGCAGCTGGCGTTGATTTTACGGAAATGCTTGACCTGCATCATGCAGGCGCTGTTGCGTTTTCTGATGGTACCCATCCGCTTCAGAACCCTGATCTATTGCTCAAAACGTTACAATATCTGCAACCGGTTAATGGACTACTCATGAATCGGCCAGAAGAGCAATTGCTGACTCAGTTCGGTCAAATGCATGAGGGCATTCAAAGCACCTTACTCGGTCTGAAAGGCATGCCAGCCCTCGCCGAAGAACTCATCGTAGAGCGCGATTTGCGGTTGCTGGATTATGTTTTAGAGCAAGGGGCAGAGGGGAAAAGGCAAAGGACTGATGCTGTATCGAGTCAACAACAAACAGTCCTCCACTTTTCAACGATTTCGACCGCCCGTTCGGTGGAGTTGATTCGGCAGGCGAAGGCGCAGGGATTACCTGTTAGTTGCGATGTCGCAGTTCATCAACTTGTTTTCAATGATACAGCCTTATCGGGTTTTGATACAAATCTGAAAGTGAATCCACCATTCCGTTCAGAAACGGATGTGGCTGCTCTCTGGGCGGGTCTGGCCGATGGCACGATTGACGCCATTGTATCAGATCACGCTCCTCAGGATGCTGAAAGTAAAAACCTGGAGTTCGATCAGGCGGAATTTGGCATAATTGGTCTGGAAACAGTTTTCCCCATTTTGGCCAGTCATAATCAGGGGAGATTGTCCTGGGCACAACTCATTGAAAAACTCACCACACGCCCTCGTCAAATTCTGCGACTTCCTGCGTTGAGCATTGCCGAAGGACAGTCGTCCTGTTTAACGCTTTTTGATCCGACTAGCACGTGGCACTATGAACGCACGTTCTCCAAGTCGAAAAATTCTCCATTTCTAGGTCAGTCGTTCACCGGACGCGTAGTCGGTATTGTACATCACGGCCAATTTAAGCCAGCTAAATGA
- a CDS encoding VanZ family protein yields MKINPTVFRWLAIAWTIVMLIGCLTPHEELPGELVELNDKMLHAAIFAPFSILWILAGVRMSHTLIAGILLGGLIEVLQYILPINRSADWIDFAADGLGVLLGIGLAWAVQKTGVVAG; encoded by the coding sequence ATGAAAATTAATCCGACCGTATTTCGTTGGTTAGCCATTGCCTGGACCATTGTTATGTTGATCGGGTGCCTCACTCCCCATGAGGAATTGCCTGGTGAATTAGTGGAGCTTAACGATAAAATGCTACATGCAGCCATTTTTGCTCCATTCTCCATCTTGTGGATATTGGCTGGGGTTCGCATGAGTCATACGTTGATCGCGGGCATTCTGCTCGGAGGGCTCATTGAAGTTCTACAATACATATTACCGATTAATCGTAGTGCCGACTGGATTGACTTTGCCGCTGATGGATTGGGTGTCCTTCTTGGGATAGGCTTAGCCTGGGCTGTCCAAAAAACAGGGGTCGTAGCCGGATAA
- a CDS encoding DNA/RNA non-specific endonuclease, producing the protein MSAKSIQLHHPFKTIILAVSLSVLLNGCATVRPTAPATTFPSQSLNRADNLALGNPSGASISDPDNYPITRPQYTLSYNRSRGIANWVSWHLSPSWKGDAKRTTEFKPDQTLPTGWYAARPNDYTNTGFDRGHLCPSDDRDSSPEDNAATFILSNIVPQAPRHNREVWKSLEDYERQLMSNGNDVYIIAGVSGTGGTGQNGYATTIANGKLTVPATLWKILVVVPSGSDNGFQLTSNTRIIAVNIPNNQTAADKPWRAYLTSVDELEKLTGYDFLSNVPADVQQVIEKQIDGGNS; encoded by the coding sequence ATGTCAGCAAAATCAATTCAACTTCATCATCCGTTCAAAACTATTATTTTGGCGGTCAGTCTGAGCGTCCTTCTGAACGGGTGCGCTACTGTACGACCGACTGCTCCAGCAACAACATTTCCTTCACAGAGTCTTAATCGCGCTGATAATCTTGCGCTCGGCAACCCGAGTGGCGCATCGATCAGTGATCCGGATAATTACCCCATTACGCGTCCTCAGTATACACTGTCTTACAATCGTAGCCGAGGCATTGCCAACTGGGTGAGCTGGCACCTAAGTCCTTCCTGGAAAGGCGATGCCAAACGAACAACCGAGTTCAAGCCTGATCAAACGTTACCAACGGGCTGGTATGCTGCTCGACCAAACGATTATACGAATACGGGCTTTGACCGAGGGCACCTCTGTCCATCCGACGATCGGGATTCAAGCCCCGAAGATAATGCCGCCACATTCATCCTATCCAACATCGTGCCACAAGCGCCACGACACAATCGGGAGGTCTGGAAAAGTTTAGAAGATTACGAACGCCAACTGATGAGCAACGGTAATGATGTCTATATTATTGCTGGTGTAAGTGGTACCGGAGGGACTGGGCAAAACGGCTACGCAACCACAATTGCTAATGGTAAACTGACCGTTCCAGCTACGCTCTGGAAAATACTCGTTGTTGTGCCTAGTGGTAGTGATAATGGATTTCAGCTTACTTCCAATACGCGCATTATTGCCGTCAATATACCTAATAATCAGACCGCTGCCGACAAGCCCTGGCGAGCTTACCTAACCAGTGTCGATGAGCTGGAAAAACTAACGGGCTACGACTTCTTATCGAATGTACCTGCCGACGTTCAGCAGGTTATTGAAAAGCAAATCGATGGCGGCAATAGTTAG
- the gnd gene encoding phosphogluconate dehydrogenase (NAD(+)-dependent, decarboxylating) — translation MHIGFIGLGKMGFNLVTNLVRHEHTVVGFDINPELVEGIKKVGAQGANTLADLYNALPEKRVLWLMIPAGDLVDKVIEQLLAVMQSGDVVIDGGNSHYKDSLRRHEYLKEKGIGFLDCGTSGGISGALNGACTMVGGDPDVIEPLHGVFKDISVEDGYLYTGPAGSGHFTKMVHNGIEYGMMQSIAEGFEVLEKSQFPFDFEAVAKMWSHGSVIRGWLMELTEDAFRKDPKLDAIKGKMFSSGEGRWTLDAALDLGVPTPVIAMSLLTRYRSLQDDTFTGKVVAALRNEFGGHAVEKK, via the coding sequence ATGCATATTGGATTCATAGGATTAGGCAAGATGGGGTTCAACCTCGTTACTAACTTGGTAAGGCATGAACACACTGTTGTCGGCTTCGATATTAACCCAGAGTTGGTTGAAGGGATTAAGAAGGTAGGCGCCCAGGGTGCTAACACGTTAGCCGACCTTTATAATGCGCTGCCCGAGAAACGCGTTTTGTGGCTGATGATTCCGGCAGGGGATCTGGTTGATAAGGTAATTGAGCAATTGCTGGCGGTTATGCAATCGGGCGACGTCGTTATCGACGGGGGAAACTCGCACTATAAGGATTCGCTCCGGCGGCATGAATACTTGAAAGAGAAAGGCATTGGTTTCCTCGATTGCGGAACTAGTGGCGGTATTAGCGGTGCCCTGAATGGCGCTTGTACTATGGTAGGGGGCGATCCTGACGTAATTGAACCACTTCATGGTGTTTTTAAGGACATTTCCGTTGAAGACGGCTATCTATACACAGGCCCTGCAGGAAGTGGCCACTTCACCAAAATGGTCCATAACGGCATTGAGTATGGCATGATGCAGTCCATTGCCGAGGGCTTTGAAGTATTAGAGAAAAGCCAATTCCCGTTCGATTTTGAAGCCGTTGCCAAAATGTGGAGTCATGGCTCAGTGATTCGTGGCTGGCTCATGGAACTGACGGAAGACGCGTTCCGGAAAGATCCTAAACTGGATGCGATTAAAGGGAAGATGTTCTCATCAGGCGAAGGTCGCTGGACGCTCGACGCGGCCCTTGATCTGGGGGTTCCAACACCCGTAATCGCGATGTCCTTACTAACCCGTTATCGCTCCTTACAGGATGATACCTTCACCGGGAAAGTAGTAGCAGCTTTGCGAAATGAGTTCGGCGGCCACGCCGTCGAGAAAAAATAA
- a CDS encoding tetratricopeptide repeat protein, with the protein MAKKKQPSGYENPRSVAPKPTPTPTQGAARTNATRPVETAQRPPVRSTPAKPVVTDDLPIERRPIEWWPPVVLALLGFALYINTFGHQYALDDIAAVGQNLFVKKGLAGIPDLLRTEFWHFSNISLGYYRPLSLITFAMEQEYFKDNPNISHMINAGLYGVTGLVVGVLLQKWLSKQTITAFLIGLVFIAHPLHTEIVANIKGRDEILSFLFIALMLLSYWKHLEADSPYWFKGPVSDWPLGGILGLFSIVGGWVIGSSLMVNTLGSTAGGVLGVLIMGALSGSWMGLACASLYFAFLSKESSIVSLALIPAMQYWFARRNVWQSLISLWPFLIVTALFFYQKQKMIGTLSGTPPVDWANYPYAIEKTQKSTMFKFLEYYLRLIFLPHPLVYDYSYNVIPSGGKGDILTWAGFFTFLGLIWLAWKGFMKRTLWGFGIFWFFVTMAPGLGFIWLRGGIFAERFSYAAVMGFGFVLIWALQKLLVRQSEDSPKPVLVRYAPLLGLMAVVAGLYSFKTVERNRDWENNFILFNSALPYAPNSCQVQRHVANEWIEKGLKDRAKADSIANATNAIKPKPSLEQVKKAQILIDTNIAHANKHGRWALDHLQESTRIYPNFGEAYFSMAYVFQKITPNVDSAKYYYKQTIRAANAYAPAYNNLGVIYQGEGQTQNNRQKLELASYYYNRSMVVNPAYVDGQNNRANLLKAFGIDVKMLPDSIVNKY; encoded by the coding sequence ATGGCTAAAAAAAAGCAACCTTCTGGCTACGAGAATCCTCGCTCCGTAGCGCCTAAACCTACACCAACTCCGACCCAGGGTGCTGCGCGTACCAATGCAACCCGACCCGTTGAAACCGCACAACGCCCGCCTGTTCGATCAACCCCGGCAAAACCAGTTGTTACGGATGATTTACCTATCGAACGACGACCTATTGAATGGTGGCCACCGGTTGTATTAGCGCTACTAGGGTTTGCACTGTACATCAACACATTTGGGCACCAGTATGCGCTCGACGATATTGCCGCTGTTGGGCAGAATCTATTCGTGAAAAAGGGGCTTGCCGGTATTCCCGACTTACTCCGTACCGAATTCTGGCATTTCAGTAATATTTCATTAGGCTACTATCGTCCGCTATCGCTCATTACGTTTGCGATGGAACAGGAGTATTTTAAAGATAATCCAAACATCAGCCACATGATTAACGCTGGTCTCTACGGAGTAACCGGTTTGGTTGTTGGCGTGTTATTACAAAAATGGCTGTCTAAGCAAACCATTACCGCCTTTTTGATTGGCTTAGTCTTTATCGCCCATCCGCTTCATACCGAGATTGTTGCTAACATAAAAGGTCGTGATGAAATTCTGAGTTTCCTCTTTATTGCACTCATGCTGCTTTCGTATTGGAAGCATTTAGAGGCTGACTCACCTTATTGGTTCAAGGGGCCAGTTTCCGACTGGCCATTGGGCGGTATACTAGGCCTCTTCTCGATTGTTGGTGGCTGGGTTATTGGAAGCAGCTTAATGGTCAACACACTCGGCAGTACGGCTGGAGGTGTATTGGGTGTCTTGATTATGGGAGCCTTATCAGGAAGTTGGATGGGTCTTGCCTGCGCATCACTCTATTTTGCCTTTCTGTCGAAAGAGTCTTCTATTGTAAGTCTGGCTCTCATTCCGGCTATGCAATATTGGTTCGCCCGTCGTAATGTCTGGCAATCGCTCATTAGTTTGTGGCCATTCCTGATTGTTACGGCGCTGTTTTTCTACCAAAAACAGAAAATGATTGGTACACTTAGTGGTACTCCTCCGGTCGACTGGGCTAACTATCCGTACGCGATTGAGAAGACCCAAAAGTCGACTATGTTTAAGTTTCTGGAGTATTACCTGCGACTAATCTTTTTACCTCATCCGCTGGTGTATGATTACTCATACAATGTCATTCCATCGGGCGGTAAAGGCGATATCCTGACATGGGCTGGTTTCTTTACGTTCCTGGGTTTGATCTGGTTAGCCTGGAAAGGATTCATGAAGCGTACCCTCTGGGGATTTGGCATATTCTGGTTCTTCGTAACGATGGCTCCAGGTCTGGGCTTCATCTGGCTTCGGGGTGGTATTTTCGCCGAACGTTTTTCATATGCCGCTGTGATGGGCTTTGGCTTTGTATTAATCTGGGCCTTGCAGAAATTATTGGTTCGTCAATCGGAAGACTCACCCAAACCCGTACTGGTTCGATACGCTCCTTTGCTTGGTTTAATGGCGGTTGTAGCGGGCTTATACTCCTTCAAAACGGTTGAGCGCAACCGCGATTGGGAGAATAATTTCATCCTCTTTAACTCGGCCTTACCCTATGCGCCCAATAGCTGTCAGGTACAACGGCACGTGGCAAATGAGTGGATTGAGAAAGGTCTGAAAGATCGGGCTAAAGCTGATTCGATTGCGAACGCTACAAACGCGATTAAGCCCAAGCCGTCTCTCGAGCAGGTTAAGAAAGCACAGATATTGATCGACACGAATATTGCCCATGCCAACAAACACGGCCGATGGGCGCTGGATCACTTGCAGGAGTCAACCCGAATTTATCCTAATTTCGGTGAAGCTTACTTCTCGATGGCCTACGTGTTTCAGAAAATTACGCCTAACGTCGATTCAGCCAAGTATTACTACAAGCAAACGATCCGGGCGGCCAATGCCTATGCTCCGGCTTATAACAATCTTGGGGTGATTTATCAAGGCGAAGGTCAGACGCAAAACAACCGGCAGAAGCTGGAGCTGGCCTCCTATTACTACAACCGGTCGATGGTAGTAAACCCAGCGTATGTAGACGGACAGAACAACCGGGCTAATCTGCTTAAAGCCTTTGGTATTGACGTAAAAATGCTGCCTGATTCGATTGTTAATAAGTATTAA